TCCCAGGCCCATCTCTGCAGAAGAGATGAAGCCATCCTCTGTGCTGGCTATAACCAAGAATGATCTGGTCACCCTGGCACTCATCAACATCCAGTATGAGACAGAAGAAGACTGCACCAAGATGACCTACTTCTTTGACTTCCAGATGCTGCAGCAGCAAGTGATTCAATGCTTCATCAGTGGAAAGCCCATTTTCAAAGCTCAGGTGAGCTCAACACAAGTGAAGTTGCGTTGTCCCAAGCCAATGATGGGGCTGGGGTTTATTTCCAGCCTCTTCTGCTTACCTTTCTGGAGTCGGAGCAAACTCAAACAAAGATGTTGGCAGGCCTTGCTTTGCCTATGGCTCTGTTCCTTGGGTTTTAATGGAGTGGCATGGCCAGGAACCATTTCTGTGGTCAGAAAATGGTGACCTGGAAGGTAGTGTGAGCATGTATAGCCTTGTCTATCCTGAAGGGGAAGGATGCCTAGTTTCTTTGAGAAACAGGGAGGAGTTGGCAGCTGTCAAGAAATTCAGGAGACATCTTCCAGGGTGCCGTGCAGTCCAATAGTGGGACTCTGAACCAACTTGGAGGAGCATGTCTCTGGCTGGGGCTGTAGGTCTTCATTGGCTTTGAGAAATCTGTGAGACTGAAGCCCCAGTCAGTGGGAAAAAGGGGCTCAGTGGCACTAGAATGAAGCTATCCTGTAGCAACTGGCTTGTGCGCGCTTTCCTATTAGTGGAAGAAAGACAGATACAGgactgcagaggagcaggaaggtTTTGGTCAAGAGGGATCTCCAGAAGTCTCTGGTCCATCCCCTGTGCCAAGCTGGCAAGAGCAGGCAGCTCAGGGCTGCATCCAGGTGAGCCTTGGAGACCTCCCAGGATGGAgatccaccacctctctgggctgTCCCAGGGCTGTGCTGTTCTCAGGGAATGCAACGTATGCCCACTGTCTTCTCTGCAGACCCCTTCCAGTAGCGGAGGATGCAATAAGACCTTCCCattgccttctcttctctaggctgaacaaccCCATCACTTCCAACCTCCctttgtacatcatgtgctcGATCCCCCGAGTGTCTCAGCAGCCTTTGCTTGACTTGCTTGACTCTAGCTTGAGCAGTACCCAATGTGGTCCCACAAATGCTGAATGGAGAGGAAAACCTCCCCGAACACTGGCATGTGCCTTTGCTGCTGACTTCTGTCCACCAGCCTTGTAGCCCCTGTCCAGCTCTCATCCTCAATTTGGCTGTAAGGATACTGTGTCAAAGGGTTCGCCAAAGGCAAGGTGAACGTTGTCTGCAGCAACTTTGTCCGCACAGCTAGTCAGTCCTCATAGAGGGCAATCAGTTTGGTTAGGCACAGTTTGCCCTTGGTCAGTTCATGCTAGCTGTTCCCAGGACTCCTTTTGtccttggaaatggcttccaagaGGATTTTCTCCATCACCTTACTGGGGACTGTCGTGGAATGACTGAAATACAATTTAGGTTTAGGTCAGAGTAGAAGCAGTTTATTACTGTAGCTACAGGGGAGAACACAGAGCAGCAGAGTGCCAGCCTCTGCTTATAAGAACTCCATTCTCCTCTCCATTACAGAGTTAATATACCTTTGGATTATACGACTTGTCCTTCACAGGACAACGAGTGTGTAAATAACCAGAAAAAGGGAGTGAATCACTCCAGCAGAGGAGGCTCCAGCAAAACAgttagtgcatttttttttacagacaATACATTCCTTTGATAGCTGGGAACACAGACTTCAACAAGGTCATTGCAGATGGTTTTTTGCTGGATAGGCCTACAAAGGCCTATGAAGCGTTAACTATTTTACTTCCACAAGCATTAACCATTTTATTTCCACAGGACCGAGGTGAGGCAGAGTGGTCTGTAAGCTACCCAAAACCTCCTCCTTGGGAGATGTGTGTGGCATTTGCCTTCCTCCAGCCATCAGGGACCTTCCGAATCCCCACAACCTCACAAAGATGACAGTGGCCTCATAAGGCCATTGGCCAGCTTCTGCAACACCCTTGGGATCAACCTGTAGGCTCGTATCTGCCCAGCTGAGCTTTCCTGCTGGTCTGGGTTAAGTCACACCAAGCATGTTTGTAACCACTTGTGGTAACGCTTTCTAGACAGCTCCATCCATTGTCCTGAACAACATGAGGACCCTGCAGGCCATGAAGACAAAAGTCAGAGACCAGCTGCACCAGGTAGGAAATGGGCCATCATCTCCTCTGTCCAGCCCTGAAGTTTCCCCTCCCTGTCTTGTGTCTTGTGACACACTGGGGAGCTGGAGAGCTCGTCAAAGATATTTGGGACCTGGCAGCTGTGTGGAAGGTCCAAAGCCAAGTCAAGCAGATGGTTGGAGACCTGGCGGGATCCAGTTCTCCCTGTTGGGTGTAAAAAGAGTCCCATCAACCTGCTCCAACAGATGCATTGGCCTCAGTGTCTAAAGCAAGGGGAGATGAAGAGTGGTAGATTGGAATGGGTGGGGGCTGGGTTATTGCTCCCACTTGGAATTGGGGTGGGAACCCCATGTCCTTGCAGAGTCTGTTTGTGGCCATGGGTTTTCCCTCCAACTCCGTCTGCCTGGGAGAAgaggaggccggggggggggggggcgtagAGCTATACGGATCCAGCTCTTGTGTGCCAGAGTCAgggtgcagccctgctgctcttgctgcTAGGAATCGTTCAGTGTGAACCAGCAGAAACACATCATGGAAGAGGCCAGGTCAGTGAACACTGTTTCCCAGATGCTGGCCATTGTGAAAGTGGCCATTGAGTTCCTGGCTGTGAATGGCAGTGACGTGAAGGGCCTGCCATCTGAGTATGTCAGGCGGGAGCTGAAAATGGATACTGGTGCAAAGCAGTTCCGAGATGTGTTGGTACGTGAAGGACTGTTCAGAGTGGGAGGGAAAGGGGCCACGTGTTTTCCCCACCAGCCACCCCTGTCATTTTGGGCAGGGCTTTGCTTCTCCTGCAGGTCCAACAACCTTCACATGGTCCAAGGATCCTGGTTTTAGTGCAGAGCTGTTTACCAAGGGTGTGCGGGCTCCTATTCAGAGTGAAGAGGTCCTGGGCTGAGTCAGGGCATGGGAACCAGGATGGGTTTAAATGCTATGGGTGGTACATGATCTGTATGCTCTGCCCACCAAACTCTTGGGGACACCTTGGACACCCCACATGGCCTGGGACATCTCTGTGGGGGCAGCCACGTCCTGCCTGTGATCTTAGATGCCAAGGGTTCTTAGATGTGCCTACCTGGATGCTTGAACTGGGCAGTTTGGGTACAGCCATAGGAGCAGGTTCACGGCCCAAAGTCTCCTCCTCCAGGACATGCTCGAGTTGAGTCCAGACCAGACCTTTCTGAGGAGCTGAACACCTGTCCGTCTGTGTCTCCCTCACCCAGGTGGTGCCCAGCCCCCAGCTGAAGCATGTCCTGTCACTGTGGCAGGTCCTGGCGGCTCGCAGGCATGTTGGTACAGATGAACCAGGTGAGGGAAACAAGGTTGGAGGAGGCATGATTTTTCCCCTGAGAGAAGGGAAACCTGTGTTGCTGCAGCCAGGCTTTTCAACATCCCtgtctcaccctttctctgggtaGAAAAAATGGTAAAGATACTCCTCTGGCTGTAGTGTTAAGCCTGGATCATGTCAGCAACTGTCTGGTGGCCCCTACATCAGATTCAGCGACACAAGAGGGTCATGGCTCTGCCTCCTTTGTCAGACATCACCTCCAAATGGCCTTGGCAGGGAGTTGCAGGGCCTCCCTCTTGCTGGTGGTCTTTGCAGGATCCCTTCTGTCTGGTACCCAAGCAATACCAGGGGAAGCTTGATGTGGTGAAGGCAAAAGCCTTGGCTGCCATGCTGTCCAACATCAACCTGGATCTCTTCCTCATTGAGCTCCACGAGATGAGTGGCACTGGCCGGCTTTGCACTGCAGTGGGGGTAAGTGCAAGTCTCTCCCAGCTCACCCTGAGAGTGGATCATCTTCTTCATGCcacctttttaaaaaagtcttgaAAGCCTGGCAGGGAACAGGGCCAAGCCTTCTTCAAGCAGTCACACTGATCATTGGGTCTTCATGAGATCTGGAAAAAGAGTCAGGAAGAAGACGCAGTGGGAACCTCCTCACCTTCAGTCCTATACGGTCATGGGCCATCTCTTGGGGCTGCCAGAGAGTTGTCAGAAATCACAGCTTCCCGGGAGGATTTGGCTGGagagggacctctggagctctCTGGTCcaagccctgctccaggcaggttgCTGAAGGCCTTGTCTGGTTGCATGTTGAGGATCTCTGAGGATAGAGATCCACTGCCTCCCAGAGCTGTCCCAGGGCTGCATCACCCTTGACGGGAGGAAATTTTCCTTATGCCCAGCCATCAGTTGCCCCCATTGATTCCTGGTACCACCAGAGATACTCCAGGGAGGCCTCTAACACCAGGCTATGGGGCTCCTGGAGGTCCTGTGTACTGTGGATTGTGTCTTCTCAGGAGGCCTGAATGTTGGCCATCATTGACCAACAGTGCTGGCAACTGTTGAGGGCCTTCGCTGACCAACAGTGTGGGCCACCGTTGAGGGCCAACGCTGGCTGTGGTTGGCTGCTGGGGGTATTTGGACACCCTACCCACTGTCACCTGCTCACTCCCGTGCTTTACCTCACTCACAGGTTCAAGGAGAACTTTGTGTTGTTTCTGGAAGCCAGCCCAGTCAATGCTGTCTCCATTGCTAGCCTGATGGATGCACTGAGCCCTGATCTTCTCCTTGAGGACATCCTTTCTGGAGGATGGCTGCAAAGACCTGCCAGCTGGACATCTCTGCCTGTGGCCAGCAGAGACCAGTTGTCATTAGCACCCCCTCATAATGACCCCACTGGTGGCTTCTCCCCACAGGGCGTGGAGGAAGGGGCCTTGAGACACACTCTCCTCCTTAATCTTGGCTCTGGGGCCAATAAATGATCTGTGCATGGGCTCTTGGAGCAGTGCTAACCCCTGCACCTTACTGCCTCCCAGGGAACCCAGGTATCCTTCTCCCTGCCATGAAGGGAACATCTAGGAGCCTACTCTGCTCCAACTCATACAACCTGCTTCCTCCTCAATTAACTCAGGCATCCTGTTCCTCTCTATCACTGCCAAACCCCGGAGGCAACCAAGGCATCCAGGAGCATCCTCTGCCCCCAGGGTCATGTTCCCTCCACAGCACTGCTACCTCTCTCTGCCCTTGCTAACTCCAGCTCAATAGGTGTCTGAGAAGTTGAAGTCCCTGTCCTTAGGACCAGGAAGGAGATGCCTCCATGTGTTCATGTCTCCCTTGTCAGGGTTTTCTGCATCTTGTCCCTTCCCTGCTCTCTTTTTGCATCATTAAATGCTCGAGGATCAGCCTCAGCTActtgctgctctcccaaacagcagcagcagaagagctgaTGGTATTCAGGCCTGTTTCACAGCTACAGTTGTTGAAGGAAGCATGGGACAGCAGCAGAGGCCTCTGAGCTGCCTGCAGACTCAGGAAGACAGTGCTGCAGTTGCAGGTGCTTGCAATGGTGCCTTCAgtaattcttttttgtttgttttaaagattaAATGGAGCCTCCAAAGAGGCAATTATGGAGGAGCTGGTGACCTGAGCTTCCCTCCTGCCTGTCTCCAAGGGGTGCTTTCTTTCGGGGGTGGACAGGCCATGTCCAAGGAGGAATGTGCTGTGTCCATGTGCAAGAGGTGACAGGTCACATATATATGCGACATGGGGGGATGGGTTAAGTGCGTGTGCGAGGGGAGACAGGACATGTATGTATGCATGGGGTTCATTTCATTTCTGTGTGTGACGGGGGATAGCCTGTGTCTCCAGCATATCTCCCACCACCTCTCCCTCCTCATTTGCTGCTTCCTAATTACAGCCACTGACCCCCCGCCCCAGCTCTACTCCCTTGCTGTGGGCTCAGCTGCTCTGGGCCTGTGTGCTGCCCCATGCTGCTTTGCTTTCCCCTAGGACCCATGCAGGGAACTGTGGGGGATGGGGGGCAGCACAGCTGACCCTGGATGATGCCACAAGACATCCCACCAGGTTTTTCCAATCATGAATCCTCTCAAACTTTCTGTTTCAGATTTAGTTGGCACTTGGGAAGGAATGTCACAGCACAggcagctccttcctgcttgctTGCTGGGAAAGTGGCTTTTTGAGGAAGAGGTAAGGGATCcctggtttttttcctccctgggaAAAAGCCCCCAGTGAGCTGTTGTTggcagagcagctttgcagggctGGGGTGGCATCATGGGGTCTGTGGGGCTCCACGTGGCACCTTCTTGCCCCTGGTCTTGCTGCTGCTTGGTGTAGTGTAGGGATAGGTACTAATGGGACCCGATTTCCATGCCCGGTTTGGGGTCCTGACACTGTCCACCCCCTGCCTGGGGCAGGTTCCTCTTTGCTGCAGGCTAAGTCAACAGCTACCCTGAGCCATGACGGTGACATGGAGAAGCCGATGTGTGTAATCTGCACAGGACCAGATGGAAAGCTGCAAGTCTGCCCCAAGGCTCTGGACATCCTCAGCAGCATCCAGCAGCCTGTGGTGGTGGTAGCCATCGTGGTGCTGTACCGTACTGGGAAGTCCTACCAGTGGTGCTCACCCCTCCTCATGGCTCTCTTCCCCCACAGATTTGTCCCTGGGTGCCACTGTGCAAGACCACACCAAGGGCATCTGGATGTGATGCCTGCCTCATCCATGCCAGCCCCAGCACCCACTTGTGCTGCTGGATGCCAAGGGGTGCATGATGTGGAGAAGGTGAGGTGGAGCCAGATGTGCTGCGGGGACAGGGGCCCCATCCCCCTGTGCCTGATGTCACACATTCACCCAGAGCTGTCCAGAGCTCCAAGCCAAAAGGCAGCTATAGAAAGGTTTAGCACATTTAGCAAGACATTTCCATTCCTCTTTCTGGGGAAGGAGGCCCTAGCCATGGCTGAGAATGTCCACTGAAGCTCCGGCCTCCCATGACCACATTTCTAACTGTGCTGACCCCTTTCAGAGCCAGCTGGAGTGAGCGAGCAGGGTGGTTCGTGAGCAGGATGAGCAGGTTTGCTGGACTGCTGCAGGGATGTGCTCAGCCAGGCCATGTGGGTCCTGGAGCAGCACCTGGCGCAGGAGACGTACTTCATCATTGGGGGATTTCAGAGCTACCTGGAAGACCAAACAAAGATGCAAGAGGAAGACTACAGGACATCAGGGAAAGGGATAAAGGTGAGCGATGTGGGCAAGCTGGTACCACTTCTTGCACCCCTTCTCCTAAGACCTTACCCCATGCTGGCACTGAGCATCACCTCCATGTAATCCCCATCTCTGCAGTTTTCCAGGAGGAAGAGGTCCTTTGTGAGTACCTGCAGTCCAAGGAAGCTGTGCAAAAAAACATCCTGCACATGGACAAGTCTCTCagcacccagcagcagcagctggcaggtAAAACCACCCAGAGCGGCCTTGGGattctcccctgagggcaaacccAAGGATTTGGGaaacttttgctgcctttgttcaGTTAAGGAATCTGGATTTCCCCTGTGCCTTATGAAATCTTGCTCATTGGCAGCATCTCATTGCTATGAGCACGTCTAACCACCCCTGGTCCCCCTCCTTGTATCAGTGCCTCAGCTGAGAGCTGTCTCATGGGCTTTCCACCTGCCTGGGGGGGCCACCAGGTTTTGGGGGCCTAGGATGTGTTGGCTGTCACCCCCAACCCTGCAGCTGTTGCTCCTCACCATCCGGTGTGCATCCACCAGAGAACCAGATGAAGTGTGAGCCAGCTGAGCAGGAGGCAGCAGTGCAGACAGAGATGCAGCAGGTGATGGAGGAGATACTGCGGAGCCAGCAGTGGAGGCAAGATGAGCTCCTGGACCACCTGCAGAAGAAGCTGGAGTCACAATAAGAGCAAATGAAGGAGCAACAGCGGCTCCAGTACAAAGTATATGCTGGCAAAGGAGCTGGGGATAGTGGGGACTATGCCAGGGCAATAAGGAGGGAGCTGAGATGGGGACAGAAATTCAACCAAGAGTCCATGGTCCAAGGAGGAAATGAGAAATCCAAAGGTGCATCTTCTCCCCTAGGAGATGCAGCTGCTGAGATGCAGAGTCCagcccatgcagcatcctctgagGATCACTAGAGAGTGGTcctgtgtctctgctgctgaGATCATTCAGGGGCTCGATACAGCCAGTGCCAGCCATAGGTCTGCACCATGGCCATCAAACCATGGGgtggccagctctgtccccccCAAACAGGACCCTCCGTGGTGCTGAGGACCTTCCTGCTCTGCAATAAAACTGCTTTGTGTCTGCAGGACTTGTTTCATCCCTTGAATGAGAAGGAACTCAGAGCGGGGGGCACTCAAACGCTGGTCCATCCAGCTTCTGTGGGTTGGCCCCATCCACGAGCACCTCTAGCAAGGTGCCCAGGAGGACACACAGTGCATGTCCTGCCTTCCTGGTGGGCTTGGACCCCCATAGCTGCCCCCATGGACTGGGCCTTGCCACTCCCTGGAAAGGCATCCAAGTGCCCGGGTGCCTGCATATGGCCTTTTTCTGCTATTGGAAGCTGCTTTGCTCCCAGAGCAGGGacaggcatgtgcatgtgcaaGGAGGGACAGCATTTGTGCACATTTGAGGGGGAGCAGGACATGGGCGCAGAGCCCCTGAGGTGTGGGGCACCCCCAGACCATCCATGGGGCCATTGCTTGGGCAACATCCCTAGCCATATCTGACGAGATTAGATGTGCCAGACATGAACAAGTAATGGCCGTCTGGTTAAATCCTCCATGCACACTGCATTGCCCTGTGCAATTACCCAAAGGCTCCTTGGCTGGGTGATCTCAGAAGGCATTGGGCCACACACTTGCAAGCCCTAGGGATGGGGACGGTGGCACTGGGGACCCTCCAGGCCTGGGAGTCAGGGTTGCTGTCCCCTTCCTGGTAGTTCGCTGCTGAGCACAGGGCTCCCAGTGAGCACCAGGAACAGACACTAGCATGGCGGGGTTGTAGTCCCCTCTTCCTAGAAAGGAAAGGACAAGGCGTCTCATGACCACTGCAGTTATTTGTGCAAAGGGCCTTAGGGCTTGCCACATGCAAACCATCCAAAACTTCAGATTTTCACCCAAATGGCCAGTTCCCAccccagcttctctctgccccaatCTCATGCCTCCGTGCAATCactttttaaaggtgtttttaaCCTTGCTGCATGCTTTCCTTGCAGAAGATAAGGgataaagaagagaaaggaaggggggagaggaggaatattaaaaaaaaaaaaagaaaaaatcaaacaCTTGAAGGTTTCCTCCCCAAAATGACAAATTAACCAAGTCCACCTGCTGGGTGGGCTTTTCTGCTCATCTAACAGAGatgctttaaaacagaaaatgctaaccTGACTCTGTCCTTGTGACTCCTGAGTGTTGATTTGAGCAGTCAGGCTGGATTTGGGCTTCCTGAATCACCATGGGTACCTGGACATGCTCAGTGGCTGGCGATGTTCTGGGGGCCAGGCTCAGCCATGCATCAGGGAGCATGTGAAGCCCTGCTATTTTCCCTGGCTTCCCAGTGAAGGGTTTCAGCCACTGCAgccatgcccagagcagctccccATGGCCACGTACAAGGTCATGGTGACGACAGCTGATGTCCTTGAGGCCAGGACCAATAACTCCATCTCCATCACCCAGATGGAGCACCTGCAACCTAGCACCCTGCACTCTCAATACCTGGCCACCCCCAGAACCCTGATCCCCCCCCAAGCACTCAAAGTGCCCAGcacccagccacccccagcatgTCAAGAGCCCAGGACTTAGCCACACCCAGcacccagccacccccagcacccagccccactGGGCCACCAACCTCCCTGCCCCCCAGCCAACCCCGCTGGGTCCACATTGCCCTGACCCCAGCTCCAGGCGCGGCCCCCCCAGGCCCCAGGGACACCTCCCAAGCACCCCGAGCACCCAGTCCCTACCCCATCTcttgccccaggccctgctcatTGTTGGGACCCTCAATAAATGGCAGCTGTCAATCACCCCCCTCTGTActgctggggggagggggagggggaaaaatcctAAAATGGTCCCAAGCCtggcccccaccaccacccatggAGCAATGGGGCTCCATTGCCTTCTGTGCCCCACCCCCCAAACCAGGCCCTGCCTCTTTCCCCATAGCCTGCCCCTCCCAGCCTGCCCGTCACTGAGTCCTTAGCCCTGCCCCCCGGACTGGCCATAGGCCCCGCCcataccccccctccccccaaagtgCCGCCAAAGCCTGCGGGGGATTTCCTGGGGAATGGGGGGGCAGTCCCCCCCCAGTCCCTCTAGACCTCCCGATTCCTACAGTTCCCTCAAGACATCCCCATGGCCCCTCTGATCCCCTCCAGACTCCCCTGAGCCCCCCAGATCCCTCCAGTTCACCCCAGATGCTCCTGATTCCCCCTCACCCCACTGATCCCCCCAGACCTCCTGATCCCCCAAGACCCTTTTGATAACCACCAGACTCCTCCAACCTCCCCCAGACCCCCTGATCCTCCCAGGCCCCTCCCACACCCCCCTAGACACCTCCAATACCCTACAGATCCCCCAGTCCCTCAGATTCCTCCCCTGACCCCCCGCAATCTCTCAGACCCCTCTGATACCCTCCAGAACCCCAAACCCCtcagagccctctgcccccctgccccctctGATCCCCCTGTCCCCTCTGTTCCACCAGAGCCCCCATCCCACATACCCCCTGTTCCCCCAGACCCCTCTGACCACCTCCAAGCCCCCCAATCCCTCCAAACCCCTCTGATTTCCCCCAACCCCTCTGCTACCCCCAGATCCCCAATCCCCTCCcgacccctccctcccccagaagCCCGATTCCCCCTGACCACCTCCCACCCCCCCAAGACTCTCCAGTCCCCACGGTGGGGCGTCCCCGTTTGGGCCCTGAcagcagaaggggggggggggcctggtcGGGGACACCCCACTCCCGGCCCTGCCTCTTCCACGCCCCCATCCCGCCCTGGAGCTGGGCGTGCTGTGGGTCCGCTGGCACCTCTGGGGGGGGAGATGAAGGCTGGCCTGGGGAGTGGAGGTCCTGCTGCCACACCACTGCCTGAGGCCGTGCGGCATGGAGGCAAGGCCTTGTGTGATGCCTGCTGACCAGGGCACCTATGAGTGTGTTGTCTCCTATGGCAGTGAGCAACAGTGGGCCCAGACCGTCCTCAGTGTGCGGGGTAAGTGGTGGGTGCCTGCATGGCAGCAGAGGCGGCGGTGGGCCCAGGCCACCTGGCTTGGCTGCCCAGCACCCACCTCCACACGTCAGCAGGCTCTGCCAGCTTTGCcattcttgtgatttttttttttcaagctctgCAACTTTGGGGATTTTTGGCAAGGCTGCAATTTTTACAGTTTTTGCAGTATTTATCATTTCTGCAATTTTTGCAAGTTTTACTATTCCTGCAGTTTCTGCAAGTTTCGCAATTTTTGCAATATTTGCGCTTTCTGCATTTTTTGCACTTTCTGCAGTTTTTGCAAGTTTTGCGATTTTTGCAAGCTTTGCACTTTTGGGGATTTTTGCGATTATTGCAGTTTATGCGATTATTGCGATGAGAGCCCCTGGGCAATGGGGGGCCCTGAGGCGCCCCCAGGCTAGGGAAAGACAAGGCCCCGTAGGACGTGTGGGTGCAAGATGGGGACCAGCACTGTGGTGGGGACAGTCGCAGGACCAGATGAGCGAGTGAGTGTCCCCAAATGATGATTGGAGGGGGGGAAAATGTCAACTTGGCCCCCAGTGTCCTCCCCAGTGTCCCTCAGTTCCCCCAGCCCCCCGGTACCTGGGCCAGGAGATGCCCAGCAGGACATGCAGGCACAAGCTGGGACTGCCATGGTCACCGAGTCAAGATGAGCATTGGGGTGTCCCTGTTGGGGTGTTTCCCTGTCCCGGGGCA
The sequence above is a segment of the Apteryx mantelli isolate bAptMan1 chromosome 9, bAptMan1.hap1, whole genome shotgun sequence genome. Coding sequences within it:
- the LOC136992615 gene encoding uncharacterized protein isoform X3, translated to MMWRRASWSERAGWFVSRMSRFAGLLQGCAQPGHVGPGAAPGAGDVLHHWGISELPGRPNKDARGRLQDIRERDKVFQEEEVLCEYLQSKEAVQKNILHMDKSLSTQQQQLAGDAAAEMQSPAHAASSEDH
- the LOC136992615 gene encoding uncharacterized protein isoform X1, yielding MMWRRASWSERAGWFVSRMSRFAGLLQGCAQPGHVGPGAAPGAGDVLHHWGISELPGRPNKDARGRLQDIRERDKVFQEEEVLCEYLQSKEAVQKNILHMDKSLSTQQQQLAVPQLRAVSWAFHLPGGATRFWGPRMCWLSPPTLQLLLLTIRCASTREPDEV
- the LOC136992615 gene encoding guanylate-binding protein 1-like isoform X2 — protein: MMWRRASWSERAGWFVSRMSRFAGLLQGCAQPGHVGPGAAPGAGDVLHHWGISELPGRPNKDARGRLQDIRERDKVFQEEEVLCEYLQSKEAVQKNILHMDKSLSTQQQQLAENQMKCEPAEQEAAVQTEMQQVMEEILRSQQWRQDELLDHLQKKLESQ